A window of Nicotiana sylvestris chromosome 8, ASM39365v2, whole genome shotgun sequence genomic DNA:
GGAGATTTTTTAGAAATTCAGAGActgaaaatactaaaaaaaaaaaactctaggAACAACTAAGCTTTTTCTAGACTCAAAAATACTGAAATTAGTTGAAGAATTGGTTGGTTTTTGCTCCTCAAGTTCCTTGTTAGTCAAATTTTTCGAAAGCTTTAAAAGTTGTATTGATTCTGGGTTCGAAGCTGTTTTAAAAGGCTGAGTAGTTGCTGATTGCTTGGTTGCTTTTGTTGCTGATACTCTGCTGCTGACCTCTTCTTAATCTTGAGCTCATTTCACTGAACTCCATTGACATATTGAATTGAAAGGGTTGAGGCTGTTTGATTGAGCTGAAAATCAATGATGTTTTGTTCATTAGATTTTTTTTCTGCATTACATTGGTTATGTAATTAACTAGTTATCCTCATGTGTATGTTTGTTCTTGTCTATTATAGTTTTAAGTTCTGTTTATAGTGTTGGACAAAtgctttcttttatttgtttagtttaaatGAGTTGAAGTTTCTGATCATATGTGTGGATGGTAGAGAATCAGTGCAGTAGAAATTTCAGCAGAATTAAGCATGTTTCAGATCTGTTTTAGCCTACCGAAATTAGTGTTATGTGAATTTGTTTAAGTTGATATTCATAGGTTTGAAACCAGAAATTTTCAATTGGGGTTTATCTCAGTGTTGTATTCTGCTATTTGGAAACCATGTAGTACTTTACTTCATGAAATTATTAATTGAATGGCTTCCAAGTTAGTAGTTAGCTTATAGTCATTTTGGATAAGAAAAATGGTCTGGTTGATTACTTTAAGGGTCTAGCCCTGTGCAGAATTGCTCCTGGTTAATTTATAAGCACGTTTAAGCTTAAATTCTGATTTATTTACTTAACAAGCTTATGAGTTTTTTGATTTGCTATTATATGTATTGAAAAGAGGTTTAATTAGATTTGAAATCTCGCACAATTGTCTTTTTGAATTAGCTGAGGATTGATTTAAATATGATTCCTATACAGTCGTGCATTATGGAAAATCAATCACTCGATCTCGAGTCCTATTTTTACCTTGCATCATCTTAAGAGATTTTGTTTTGCCTTGGGGTCAGGATTCTGAGGAGCTTGCATTTACAGCCCTTTTGGGCCTGCGATTCGAGCCCATTTGCTTATCCTCAACTTTGATACGGGTGCTCAAAATAGCGATTGGGCCTGCTGTTAGTTTAGGCCCTTCCAATAATTGAATGCTTGTTATTTTAATATCAGCATTTTAAATGAACAAGTTTGGATTGAACCATTCGCTCGAAATAAGAGTTCAAATTCCATTAgtgtttaattaattagattccATTAAATAGATTTGAGGTATTCCATATTAAGTAAGATCTAATTTATGTCCCTCAAAAGCTTAGTTTGAGTTTCCTTTAAAACcggaatcgaggtgtgccatttagttgaattttccatggccctcgcaaacttgaaagtgcgtagtcgctttaggcgcgtaatttaaattaacttccttaaactcgggtgtgcatttcatgtgacccaaatccaaatctcaacaacgttaaataaaatgtgtcagggaccgcgggtgcatttcatgtagcgtggctcaagacgtgttttagataacgttgaatcttcctaaaatcaattaaaagcggctaataagttaaaaaagtaccataggctaaaacttgtattaaaatcggataataggccaattttaatagtttaagcgaccgtgctagaaccacggaacccgggaatgcctaacatcttctcccgggttaacagaattccttacttagaatttctggttcgcagacttcaaaaggaaagtcgattttcctcgatttgggattttaaaataaaccggtgacttgggacaccaattaaaatattccaaatgACGACTCTGAAGAATTAAagtaaataatctcatttcgattaatatcactttaattggaaaaactctccatataccccctcgggtggtaaaaaaggaggtgtgacatcagtCGTGTATTTTCGTATTCCATAGTTATTGTTGCTTTCGTTTTGGTTTTCTAATTGCATTACTTAGTGTTAGTTTATATTTTCGCTCCAGTTTTCCGATTGGCTTGCTTGTTGTTGCCTTTTCCATTTATCTTTCTTAAGTCGAGGTCTATCTACTTAGATGTAGAGATAATGtatgcatacacactaccctcccagactctacttgtgggattatactgggtttgttGCTGTGTGTTATATTAACAATCAGATTCATATTTTGATAACTATAATGCCTAAATCAATAACTCTGGTAACAACACTGATGATCTGTTTCAGTTTCTTTCAGGGAAAAAGAAAGGTGTGGACTAGGCTTTTGATGCCTAGCCACATGTTACTATACATAGACAAGAAAAATGTACTACCAAAGATCCGAGTAAAAGTTGATATCATCATACCCATAAACGTACAAAATTGTTGAGAGCATTGCACATAATTACCCAAGAACCAGTTCTACCACATAACAAAAGGACCTAAATTTCTATCAtgattttcttcctttttgtTATGCACCaaaaatcacaaaagaatcctaCTTTGGTCACCAAATATAGCATTCTTTATAACAAATTATTCCCACTCGATTGTTGATGGAGGCTTTGATGTAATATCTAGAAGAACTCGATTTACACCACGAACACTATTGCAGATCTTTCTTGATACGTCGTCAAGAAACTTGAAATCAAAGTAGTACCTATAAAGAAATTACAATTTCAAATAAAGAAACAGATTTAGCACAGCTTATAAATATAACAGCATACAGAGGGGGGGTATTCTATTGACTCTTTCACAAGCAGAGAAGTTCCAAGAACAATACACAAAGGTTTTCATTGTTGGACTGTAGAAGATGGAATTGCTTCGACGGTTTGTTAAGTCTTGTCTTTTTATTTCGCCAATTACTACTATTTCAGATATGTCATGGTATAGGATTATTTGGACTATAAGCAGTGTTTGATTGGTACGTATTAATCAATACATGATTGATTGATATGAGAATATCGGCAAACAAGATTTGTCTAAgccactttttttttctttttgcccaAGTCACTAATGTAGATTTTTACTTATTCTGCGATGTAGGACAAACGGAGCTCTACTTGTTTTCTAACTAAAGGCAAACAGCCGGCATGACAAGCAAAGAGAAAGGACAAGTGTTTGAAACACATCATACATCCTTGATATCCATTAAAGTGCAAAACCGAAACAGCAAAAACTTGTAGGTCAATGATGTCTAAGCGTAAAACTTGTACTTATAATTAAACAACATGGAAAATATGAGCATAGAAAAATGGGCAGTAACTAGCAAAttatagaaaaccaaaaatatgtGGGAACGAATAAGTACCAGTCTGCAGTCATTCCATCTTGACTTGTGACTGCTCTAAGTGCAACAGCATGGGAATGTGTTCTTTGGTCTCCTTGTACTCCAACAGTTTTCACTGGTAAGAAGACAGCAAAAGCTTGCCATATTTCATCATAGATTTTAGCATCTCTGATTGATTGAATGAAGATCTCATCAACCTAAACAACAAAATTCTTTAGACAAGGAACCAAAACTGTAAGAATTGAGAAATTTGCAACTAAATACTGGAGAACTCAATACCTGACGAAGAATATCCAAGGAATTCCCCGCTGTGACATCACCTGGAATTCGTACAGCGAGCCCGGGCCCAGGGAACGGGTGGCGTTTAAGAAAGTCCTCAGATATATCCAAAATCTTTCCCAATTCACGAACCTGTGAGATAAGTGGAGTACAAGAGAGGTCAACATATAATCCAATTTGCAATGGGAGGAAAAAATAGTGTAGAGATGCATGCAAAAGTTTTAGAAGACAAAACGAAACCTCATCCTTGAATAGAAGTTTCAGTGGCTCTATGAGCTTCAGCTTCATGTCCTTAGGAAGACCTCCAACATTATGATGACTCTTGATTGTATGAGAATGTGTTCTTCCACTTCCAGGCGGAGGACAAGACTCTATTACATCAGGATACAAGGTTCCTTGGACTAGGTAAGTAGGTTTTTTCCCTACTTTTTTCTCCACATCATGGGCAAAAAGATCAAATATGTTGATGAACTCCTTCCCAATTATTTTCCTCTTCATTTCAGGTTCTGTTACGCCTTTTAGTTTGCTGAGAAATTCTTCTGTAGCATCGACACAGGTAACAGGCAAATGGAGGCGCTTCTCAAAGAGGTCCATCACCCTTTCTCTCTCCTTATACCTAAAAAGGTGATGCAAAACCAATTTCAAGCTGTCAAGGATATGAAGCAAGTGCTAATGGATTAACGGAAAACTCTAGCGTATTTTTACAAGGAGATTTGCTGATTTTTTTAGTTTGAATTAGTTGGTGTTACTATTATTTGATGCGATAGTTGAAAGCTTGTAGGAAAATTGCTAGACTAGAGACTTGCCTTAATAGACCATTATCGACAAAAACACAGTGAAGCCTGTCCCCGATAGCCTTGTGTACCAATTTAGCTGCAACTGTGGAATCAACACCACCAGATAAAGCACAAATCACGTGATCTTCAGGTCCAACCATGCCTTTGATAACTTTTATTTCTTCCTCCAGAACATCTTCCATCTTCCAGCCAGCTGTAATCCCACATACATCAAACAGGAAGTGTCTTAATGTTTTCATCCCTTCAGTCGAGTGTGTTACCTGTACAGCATTCATGTGGTCAGTGCAGATGAAATATTTTCCAATTAAACTCAAAAGATTCCATAAATAGACAATTAGAAACACATCCAGTAAGAAATTAATGCTCCAAATAATATGGTAATGACAGAAATAACAAACAGAAAGATCTAAGATGAGGGTCCTATCCTATGTACCAATGAAGACCAAATAACCATCATTTTTCATGTTCACTAGTGTCGAGGCACGTTCTTATGAGTATTCTTCATTCCATCTTTTCCCCTGTTCTGTATTCTCCAGATATTACTTGAAGGTACCAACATCTGTATCTTTAGCAAGTTATATAAAGTGAATCTGA
This region includes:
- the LOC104216278 gene encoding uncharacterized protein, whose translation is MEPQTQAKKSNVVLILDYGSQYTHLITRRIRSLSIFSLTINGTSSLDTIKELDPRVIILSGGPHSVHAEGAPCFPPGFIEYVESRGIHVLGICYGLQLIVQKLGGVVKIGEKHEYGRMEIEVGKNVIGGLFGNTEIGDKQVVWMSHGDEAVKLPEGFEVVARSSQGAVAAIENRERRFYGLQYHPEVTHSTEGMKTLRHFLFDVCGITAGWKMEDVLEEEIKVIKGMVGPEDHVICALSGGVDSTVAAKLVHKAIGDRLHCVFVDNGLLRYKERERVMDLFEKRLHLPVTCVDATEEFLSKLKGVTEPEMKRKIIGKEFINIFDLFAHDVEKKVGKKPTYLVQGTLYPDVIESCPPPGSGRTHSHTIKSHHNVGGLPKDMKLKLIEPLKLLFKDEVRELGKILDISEDFLKRHPFPGPGLAVRIPGDVTAGNSLDILRQVDEIFIQSIRDAKIYDEIWQAFAVFLPVKTVGVQGDQRTHSHAVALRAVTSQDGMTADWYYFDFKFLDDVSRKICNSVRGVNRVLLDITSKPPSTIEWE